Proteins from one Corticium candelabrum chromosome 4, ooCorCand1.1, whole genome shotgun sequence genomic window:
- the LOC134178019 gene encoding hemicentin-1-like — protein sequence MHSLGALLLVVQLQHLVLASAESLNVRYENGSVVASNQIRFRSGANVSLDCAFNASVNSTSESLQWIRNGSGVTESSSVNVSVRQFFVGGAQRLYISQLTRERQGVYTCVGNASNSTGGATRAMFDVFVWLDEDVCGQCHANATCELGILGIPHCRCDVGFYGNGTVCELDRCASGLSDCDPYAACVNVRQGVNCACLDPYQGNGTYCEGSFPHFVNDEFIEVVRLAGDRIELNCVVTGYPPSKITWWKDGVDVSQGIQMPPIVPGLADRMLVIRNATFSDAGSYECVSKTNFSSRQQNLTIMSTVNVTIQVPASVHVKAQSPLLLLEGEKFSATCDFDGFPIPVVTWNFKSQQLQNGLNGVGIQHVPFMPIVLLDIQQVSVSDAGLYTCIGTNNLTRRGGQTAGTNNVTRLGVQTAKSSIQLTVEAVANISTNPSDVHVLVNQSAVFACQASGYPLPTFKWLYNNMEVLNGQKFAIETLQLQSNLTVYDVQLSDNITVVCVVTNAVTKTAPREVRSLPAHLIVEALPQIMSLSSIGPSVALNSDATVTCSYRGVPEPDVHWYHNGTELQSNVKHRIEITVGQSILTVRNVNESDAGVYRCSVSNVNTANFGGTDFANITLDVYNAQE from the exons ATGCATTCGTTAGGTGCACTGCTATTGGTCGTGCAGTTGCAACACCTTG TTCTCGCCAGCGCCGAGAGCCTCAATGTACGATACGAAAACGGAAGTGTTGTAGCAAGCAACCAGATTCGTTTCCGGTCGGGTGCAAATGTTTCGCTCGACTGCGCTTTCAATGCGAGTGTAAACAGCACGTCGGAGAGTCTACAGTGGATAAGGAACGGGAGCGGAGTGACGGAGAGCTCGTCCGTGAATGTTTCAGTGCGTCAGTTTTTTGTCGGTGGAGCTCAGCGTCTGTACATATCTCAGTTGACAAGGGAGAGGCAGGGCGTGTACACATGCGTCGGAAACGCCAGCAACTCGACGGGTGGAGCAACTCGGGCGATGTTTGACGTGTTTGTTTGGCTCGATGAAGACG TATGTGGTCAATGTCATGCGAATGCTACATGCGAGCTCGGCATTCTGGGTATTCCTCACTGCCGTTGCGACGTCGGATTTTACGGCAACGGAACAGTCTGTG AACTGGATCGTTGCGCGTCGGGCTTGAGCGACTGTGATCCGTATGCTGCGTGTGTGAATGTGCGGCAGGGCGTCAATTGTGCGTGTTTGGATCCGTACCAGGGAAATGGGACTTACTGTGAAGGAA GCTTTCCACATTTTGTTAATGATGAATTCATCGAAGTGGTCCGTCTTGCTGGTGATCGAATCGAATTAAATTGTGTAGTAACTGGTTATCCACCATCAAAAATCACATGGTGGAAAGATGGTGTTGATGTGAGCCAAGGCATTCAAATGCCCCCAATAGTGCCTGGGTTAGCCGATCGGATGCTTGTGATAAGAAATGCAACATTTAGTGATGCAGGCTCTTACGAGTGTGTTTCAAAGACAAATTTTAGCAGTCGACAACAAAATCTCACCATCATGTCTACTGTCAATGTCACAATACAAG TTCCTGCCAGTGTTCATGTTAAGGCACAGAGTCCTCTTCTGCTTCTTGAAGGCGAAAAGTTTTCTGCTACATGTGACTTTGATGGATTTCCAATCCCTGTTGTAACATGGAACTTTAAGTCACAGCAGCTTCAGAATGGTTTGAACGGAGTTGGAATACAGCATGTTCCGTTCATGCCGATCGTGCTTCTTGACATTCAGCAGGTATCTGTTAGTGATGCTGGACTGTACACGTGTATTGGTACTAATAACTTGACACGACGTGGAGGGCAGACAGCTGGTACTAATAACGTGACACGACTTGGAGTGCAGACAGCTAAGTCATCGATTCAATTGACAGTTGAGG CTGTTGCAAATATTTCTACTAATCCATCGGACGTTCACGTGTTAGTCAACCAGTCGgctgtgtttgcttgtcaagCATCGGGCTATCCCCTTCCCACCTTCAAATGGCTCTACAACAACATGGAAGTCTTGAATGGACAGAAATTTGCCATTGAAACGTTACAGTTGCAGAGCAATTTGACTGTGTACGATGTCCAGTTGTCAGACAACATAActgtagtttgtgttgtaaCCAATGCTGTAACTAAGACGGCACCGAGAGAAGTGAGGAGCTTGCCAGCCCATCTTATAGTAGAAG CTCTGCCTCAAATTATGTCTTTGTCAAGCATTGGTCCTTCTGTTGCACTGAACTCTGATGCGACCGTGACGTGTTCATACCGTGGAGTCCCTGAGCCAGACGTGCATTGGTATCATAATGGGACAGAGCTGCAATCGAATGTCAAACATAGAATCGAGATTACAGTCGGACAGTCAATCCTTACAGTACGCAATGTGAACGAGAGTGATGCCGGTGTTTATCGTTGTTCTGTCAGCAACGTGAACACCGCAAATTTTGGAGGAACCGACTTTGCTAATATAACACTGGATGTCTACA ATGCACAAGAGTAA